In the genome of Acidimicrobiia bacterium, one region contains:
- a CDS encoding TldD/PmbA family protein produces the protein MTDPIAVRNQVLERIGERADAQVVATIGPSELTRFANSFIHQNVGEIRSSVVLTVISDGRVAELVGSSTSDAGLARLVEQGLELVRISPIDADWPGLASPAPLGEMPGRVETEPTPQHRADAVKSFLGAGPDLNGAGFCSTERLESAFGNTKGLMADGVATRTVFDGILRTDTSSGSAHHCSSDFQSLDADALGRLAYERAILGADPITIETGTYEVVLGHDAMAEVVMELGLYGFGGRSVVDQESFVEPGASQFDRAITIVDDALAPGGVNYAFDVEGTPKERLVLVDAGVSGGPCHSRRTGRRMGVRSNGYAPSGDLGEWYGGGPMDIMVAPGTKTVDELIGEVERGMYVATFNYCRCLEPLTVEVTGLTRNGTFLIENGEIVRGLTNMRFTQSFVEAVAPGNVLGLSNDPRFGHADAGPAYVRAPAARLARFNFTGNADG, from the coding sequence ATGACCGATCCGATCGCAGTTCGGAACCAGGTGTTGGAACGGATCGGAGAACGAGCCGACGCTCAGGTCGTGGCGACCATCGGTCCGTCCGAACTGACTCGTTTCGCCAACTCGTTCATCCACCAGAACGTCGGTGAGATCCGCTCCAGCGTCGTGCTCACGGTCATCTCGGATGGTCGCGTCGCCGAGTTGGTCGGATCGTCAACCTCGGATGCCGGGCTGGCCCGCCTGGTTGAACAAGGCCTTGAACTCGTCAGGATCTCACCGATTGATGCCGATTGGCCCGGGTTGGCATCACCCGCTCCACTCGGGGAAATGCCTGGCCGGGTTGAAACCGAGCCGACCCCCCAGCATCGGGCCGACGCGGTGAAGTCATTCCTGGGAGCCGGTCCCGATCTGAACGGGGCTGGTTTCTGCTCCACGGAACGATTGGAATCGGCCTTCGGCAACACGAAGGGGCTGATGGCCGATGGAGTGGCCACCAGGACCGTTTTCGACGGGATTCTTCGCACTGACACCTCGTCCGGATCGGCCCATCACTGTTCGTCCGATTTCCAGTCGCTCGACGCCGACGCCTTGGGACGGCTGGCCTACGAGCGGGCCATCCTGGGTGCCGATCCAATCACCATCGAAACCGGCACGTATGAGGTCGTGCTCGGCCACGATGCAATGGCCGAGGTAGTCATGGAACTCGGGCTCTATGGCTTCGGCGGCCGGAGTGTTGTCGATCAGGAGTCGTTCGTTGAGCCAGGCGCCAGTCAGTTCGATCGGGCAATAACCATCGTTGACGATGCGCTGGCGCCGGGTGGCGTCAATTATGCCTTCGACGTCGAGGGGACTCCGAAGGAACGGTTGGTCCTGGTCGATGCCGGAGTTTCCGGTGGACCATGTCACAGTCGCCGGACCGGTCGCCGCATGGGAGTGCGCTCTAATGGGTATGCTCCGTCGGGAGATCTAGGTGAGTGGTATGGCGGCGGGCCAATGGACATTATGGTGGCGCCTGGTACCAAAACGGTCGATGAGTTGATCGGCGAAGTCGAGCGTGGCATGTATGTCGCGACCTTCAACTACTGCAGGTGCCTCGAGCCGTTGACGGTGGAAGTGACCGGGCTGACTCGTAATGGCACGTTCCTCATCGAGAACGGTGAGATCGTCCGGGGGTTGACCAACATGCGATTCACTCAATCATTTGTCGAAGCGGTCGCTCCGGGAAACGTTCTGGGACTGAGTAACGATCCGAGATTCGGGCACGCCGACGCCGGCCCGGCATATGTCCGGGCGCCCGCCGCCCGACTGGCCCGCTTCAACTTCACCGGCAACGCCGACGGCTAG
- a CDS encoding flavin reductase family protein has translation MATFRVSEMAPMAGYQLASGLVVPRPIGWIGSVGDSGVFNLAPFSFFNVVGANPPCVVVSPLTRDGHPKDTLANIRQSGEFTHNVVTREVIDAVNATSATLDHDVDEFAHAGLTAVPSETIAAPRVGEAKASFECVLVDIIAVGSGPMSGNLIIGEIKVFHVDDELLDGTRINQRKLNAVGRMAGMDYTTTSDVFSIDRPA, from the coding sequence GTGGCGACGTTCCGGGTGTCGGAAATGGCGCCCATGGCCGGCTACCAACTGGCGAGCGGCCTTGTCGTACCCCGTCCGATTGGATGGATCGGTTCGGTCGGCGACTCCGGCGTCTTCAATCTGGCCCCGTTTTCCTTTTTCAACGTCGTGGGAGCCAACCCTCCCTGCGTGGTGGTTTCCCCGCTTACGAGGGATGGGCATCCAAAAGACACGCTTGCAAATATCCGGCAAAGTGGCGAATTCACGCACAATGTTGTTACCCGCGAGGTTATCGATGCGGTCAACGCGACGTCGGCAACCCTCGATCACGACGTCGACGAATTCGCCCATGCCGGTCTCACCGCCGTTCCGTCCGAAACGATCGCAGCGCCCCGGGTGGGCGAGGCCAAGGCCTCGTTCGAATGTGTGCTGGTAGACATCATCGCGGTAGGCAGCGGACCGATGAGTGGCAATCTGATCATTGGCGAGATCAAGGTTTTTCACGTCGACGATGAGCTTCTTGACGGTACCCGGATTAATCAACGAAAGCTGAACGCGGTTGGTCGGATGGCCGGCATGGACTACACCACAACCAGCGACGTGTTCTCGATCGACCGACCAGCTTGA
- a CDS encoding SDR family NAD(P)-dependent oxidoreductase produces the protein MITGASAGIGEEFARQLAADGFDLVLVARRTDRLEDLATQLRNTHGVRVVVYSGDLSLPGTPHEIFASSESVGLTIDYLVNNAGVSGPHLLRDRDWADHEAFIRLMMTSVAEMCHLYLPGMQERAYGRVINVASVAGLVMAPGGANYGPAKAYVVRLSEELAMLAKPHGVHVTALCPGFTHTEFHDVGGLRTMKSGLPNLLWYPAAVVVHDGRKAVEAGKSVQVSGRLYRVVVPLLRFGAIRKIVMRWRSR, from the coding sequence CTGATTACCGGCGCCTCCGCCGGGATCGGAGAAGAGTTCGCCAGGCAATTGGCAGCCGACGGTTTCGATCTTGTGCTCGTAGCCCGCAGGACCGACCGGCTTGAAGATCTGGCAACCCAGCTTCGGAACACCCATGGGGTGAGAGTCGTCGTGTATTCGGGCGACTTGAGCCTGCCTGGCACTCCTCATGAAATCTTTGCCAGTTCCGAGTCGGTAGGGCTCACCATCGACTACCTGGTGAACAATGCCGGAGTGTCCGGTCCGCATCTCCTGCGTGATCGGGACTGGGCCGATCATGAGGCGTTTATACGCCTCATGATGACGTCGGTCGCCGAAATGTGTCACCTGTATCTCCCCGGCATGCAAGAGCGGGCCTATGGCCGGGTCATCAACGTTGCGTCGGTGGCCGGACTTGTGATGGCACCCGGCGGGGCCAACTACGGGCCCGCCAAGGCGTACGTCGTGAGGCTGTCCGAGGAGCTGGCGATGCTCGCCAAGCCGCACGGTGTCCATGTGACTGCCCTATGCCCGGGCTTCACCCACACCGAGTTCCATGACGTCGGCGGGCTTCGGACCATGAAGTCCGGACTTCCGAACCTGCTTTGGTATCCGGCGGCGGTCGTCGTCCATGATGGGCGCAAGGCAGTCGAAGCCGGTAAGTCCGTCCAGGTGAGCGGTAGGCTCTACCGCGTCGTGGTGCCGCTTCTGCGGTTCGGGGCCATCAGGAAGATTGTTATGCGTTGGCGAAGCCGCTGA
- a CDS encoding nitroreductase family protein gives MATYDDIVGLRTVRRFQKRPVADKDLAAVLEAARWTGSAKNLQLWSFIVIDDPEQKARLVETGSFMTPVINAPMAIALVRMEGGYDFDTGRVAQNLMLAADAIGLGSCPVTLHDDAAARAVLQLPDDTYCRYAVALGYENKQAEQEARQEQRSRLPVGRKPLDELVHRNYWNG, from the coding sequence ATGGCAACCTACGACGATATCGTTGGCCTCCGGACGGTTCGACGTTTCCAGAAACGTCCGGTCGCGGACAAGGACCTCGCGGCGGTCCTGGAAGCTGCCCGGTGGACCGGCTCGGCCAAGAACTTGCAGCTCTGGTCATTCATAGTCATCGACGATCCTGAGCAAAAGGCTCGACTGGTCGAGACCGGGAGCTTCATGACTCCGGTCATCAACGCTCCGATGGCAATCGCCCTGGTGCGGATGGAAGGCGGTTACGACTTCGACACGGGTCGGGTTGCTCAGAACCTGATGCTGGCGGCCGATGCCATCGGGCTGGGGTCCTGCCCGGTGACCCTGCACGATGATGCGGCGGCCCGGGCGGTTCTCCAACTCCCGGACGACACCTATTGCCGCTATGCGGTTGCGCTCGGCTATGAGAACAAGCAGGCCGAACAGGAGGCTCGCCAGGAGCAACGCAGCCGTCTACCGGTGGGACGCAAACCGCTCGATGAACTGGTACATCGCAACTATTGGAACGGCTAG
- a CDS encoding TldD/PmbA family protein: MFEISDEGVAAALASGASYADARVVIRREQAVSGRNGAIEGLRETESAGVGVRALVGSSWGFFATEDLTAVGARMVGRQAVAIALASSTVPGRPLELAAVPAVVDTYETPHMEDPFEVSLTEKADLAIDLTAAMMSGADVTKAVAAFMFWDTEKWFVSSQGSRIHQHIVESGGGMSAVAVKGGESQVRSYPQSYGQFETGGYEVVRDLAFAEHTGQLADEAAALLRADQCPAGEVDLILDGSQLSLQIHESVGHAIELDRILGWEAAFAGTSFLPLEQLGSFRYGSPLMNITADATIPGALGTYGYDDEGTPAQNVTIVDQGVWKGVLSGRDSAAIAGVEPGGMVRGDGYARMPMVRMTNVGLLPGESSFDEMVADTKDGIYMATNRSWSIDDQRLNFQFGTEIGWEIKNGKLGRMLRNPTYTGITPTFWGSLDRLAGPDEWVHWGTPNCGKGQPMQTGHTGHSASPGRFRNVRVGVTG; this comes from the coding sequence TTGTTTGAAATCTCGGACGAAGGAGTGGCCGCTGCCCTGGCCAGCGGAGCAAGCTACGCGGATGCCCGGGTTGTGATCCGCAGGGAACAGGCGGTGTCCGGTCGCAATGGCGCCATCGAAGGTCTTCGGGAAACCGAGTCTGCCGGGGTGGGCGTTCGGGCATTGGTGGGCTCCTCGTGGGGGTTCTTCGCCACCGAGGACCTCACGGCGGTTGGGGCACGAATGGTCGGTCGTCAGGCCGTCGCCATCGCTCTGGCTTCATCGACCGTTCCCGGTCGACCTTTGGAACTGGCGGCCGTGCCGGCGGTTGTCGACACCTATGAAACACCCCACATGGAAGACCCTTTCGAGGTTTCATTGACCGAAAAGGCCGACCTCGCCATCGACCTCACCGCCGCCATGATGTCGGGGGCCGATGTCACGAAGGCGGTGGCGGCGTTCATGTTCTGGGACACCGAGAAGTGGTTTGTCTCTTCGCAGGGCTCGCGTATTCATCAACACATCGTTGAGTCCGGCGGCGGTATGAGTGCCGTCGCCGTCAAAGGCGGCGAGTCCCAGGTGCGCTCGTACCCGCAGTCCTACGGTCAGTTTGAAACCGGCGGCTATGAAGTCGTTCGAGATCTCGCTTTTGCGGAGCACACGGGTCAGTTGGCCGACGAAGCCGCCGCCCTCCTGCGAGCCGATCAATGCCCGGCCGGCGAAGTAGACCTGATACTCGACGGTTCTCAACTCTCTTTGCAGATTCACGAGTCGGTCGGACATGCCATCGAACTCGACCGAATTCTTGGCTGGGAAGCCGCTTTCGCAGGGACCTCGTTCCTCCCGTTGGAGCAACTCGGTTCATTCCGATACGGGTCCCCACTGATGAACATCACCGCCGACGCGACGATTCCGGGCGCCCTGGGAACCTACGGATATGACGACGAAGGTACCCCCGCTCAGAACGTGACGATTGTGGATCAAGGAGTTTGGAAGGGCGTGTTATCGGGTCGCGACTCGGCGGCCATTGCCGGAGTCGAGCCGGGTGGGATGGTGCGGGGCGATGGGTACGCTCGCATGCCGATGGTGAGAATGACCAACGTTGGGCTACTCCCTGGAGAAAGCAGCTTCGATGAGATGGTGGCCGACACGAAAGACGGTATCTATATGGCAACCAACCGGTCCTGGTCGATCGATGACCAGCGACTCAACTTTCAGTTCGGAACTGAGATCGGTTGGGAAATCAAGAACGGCAAATTGGGGCGAATGCTTCGAAACCCGACGTACACGGGAATCACCCCGACGTTTTGGGGGTCGTTGGATCGCCTGGCGGGACCCGATGAATGGGTTCATTGGGGGACGCCGAACTGCGGAAAAGGCCAGCCCATGCAGACCGGTCACACCGGTCATTCAGCTTCGCCCGGTCGTTTCCGCAACGTCAGAGTGGGGGTGACGGGATGA
- a CDS encoding alcohol dehydrogenase catalytic domain-containing protein → MKAVVYHGPGSKAWEEVPNPTIIDPTDAIVKVETTTICGTDLHILKGDVPAVTEGRILGHEGVGIVTEVGSEVTDIEVGDRVIISCVTKCGTCSYCLANMPSHCKTVGGIGWIFGHLIDGTQAEYVRVPFADNGLIRLPEGVSDEQGVMLSDILPTGYEIGVQYGGVSEGDVVAVIGVGPVGLAAIMTAGNAGAAKVIAVDGNAFRLAQALEFGATDAINIKEVDDVVAALKAMSDDGLGVDVAIEAVGVPATWDTALASIRPGGNVANVGVHGSAVEFPIQEQWINNITITTGLVNAVTTEELLADIESGVIAPEKFTTHRFALDDIMEAYDVYENAVDHDALKVVLTAG, encoded by the coding sequence ATGAAGGCAGTCGTCTACCACGGTCCCGGCAGCAAGGCCTGGGAGGAAGTACCAAACCCGACCATCATCGACCCTACCGACGCCATCGTCAAGGTCGAGACCACGACCATCTGCGGAACCGACCTGCACATCCTCAAAGGTGACGTCCCGGCCGTGACCGAGGGGCGCATCCTCGGCCACGAGGGCGTCGGCATCGTCACCGAAGTAGGCTCCGAGGTGACCGACATCGAGGTCGGTGACCGTGTCATCATCTCTTGTGTCACCAAGTGTGGAACCTGCTCCTACTGTCTGGCGAACATGCCGTCGCACTGCAAAACCGTAGGCGGGATCGGCTGGATCTTCGGCCACCTCATCGACGGTACCCAGGCAGAGTATGTGCGGGTGCCCTTCGCCGACAACGGTCTGATCCGGTTGCCCGAGGGCGTTAGCGACGAACAAGGTGTGATGCTCAGTGACATCCTTCCGACCGGCTATGAGATCGGCGTGCAATACGGTGGTGTCAGCGAAGGCGACGTAGTGGCTGTCATTGGAGTGGGTCCGGTCGGCCTAGCCGCGATCATGACCGCGGGCAACGCAGGCGCGGCCAAAGTCATCGCCGTCGATGGCAACGCTTTCCGCCTCGCTCAAGCCCTGGAGTTCGGCGCCACCGACGCGATCAACATCAAAGAGGTCGACGATGTCGTCGCCGCCCTCAAGGCCATGTCAGACGACGGCCTCGGTGTAGATGTGGCCATCGAGGCAGTTGGGGTGCCAGCAACCTGGGACACCGCTTTGGCGTCCATTCGTCCCGGGGGCAACGTGGCCAACGTGGGAGTGCACGGGTCCGCCGTTGAGTTCCCAATCCAGGAGCAATGGATCAACAACATCACCATCACAACCGGACTCGTCAATGCAGTCACCACCGAGGAGTTGCTAGCCGACATCGAGTCGGGTGTCATCGCCCCCGAAAAGTTCACGACCCACCGATTCGCGCTCGACGACATCATGGAGGCCTACGACGTATATGAGAATGCCGTCGACCACGACGCCCTCAAGGTTGTCCTCACCGCTGGATAG
- a CDS encoding aldehyde dehydrogenase family protein, producing MTLLDALTPNMPIPYGGNQVAYVSDELADAFKSGDRLVVVQDTGDLLHIPASVWSVASGAVGRAAGAFSALGSTTDEQVTAFYNEFAARLADDTSFARIRAANEADVAAARARGKSTTRLVLSDAMRSDMIAGLDGWAETPALSGSVFEQVDHDGWSVRLVRAGLGVVGFVFEGRPNVFADATGVLRAGNTVVFRIGSDALGTARAIVEHALDPAIAAAGLPEGAVSLVDSPARSAGWAMFSNPRLSLAVARGSGEAVAQLGSVARQAGIPVSLHGTGGAWIVVGPGADPDRLRRVIQHSLDRKVCNTLNTVCVVGDRTDLVPAVLDGLEAAAKELGTNPKLHVTETARRYVPEAWFTTLLPINRAEGDVIEPKAAPIAADRLGHEWEWEQSPEMTLAVVESIDEAVTLFNAQSPRFAASLIDADSGRQERFFAGIDSPFVGDGFTRWVDGQYALDRPELGLSNWQFGRLFARGGILSGDSVFTVRTRATQTDPGLHR from the coding sequence ATGACGCTGCTCGACGCTCTCACCCCCAACATGCCCATCCCGTACGGCGGCAATCAGGTTGCGTACGTTTCCGACGAACTTGCCGATGCCTTCAAGTCGGGTGACCGACTGGTCGTCGTCCAGGACACGGGGGATCTTCTGCATATCCCGGCTTCGGTATGGTCGGTGGCATCAGGAGCAGTTGGTCGAGCGGCCGGCGCCTTCTCAGCGTTGGGTTCGACAACCGACGAACAGGTCACCGCCTTCTACAACGAGTTCGCCGCCCGACTCGCCGACGACACGTCATTTGCCCGCATCCGCGCTGCCAACGAGGCGGATGTGGCCGCTGCCCGGGCACGCGGCAAATCAACGACCCGCCTAGTGCTGTCGGACGCCATGCGCTCTGACATGATTGCCGGACTTGACGGTTGGGCCGAGACACCCGCTCTGTCGGGTTCGGTGTTTGAGCAGGTTGATCACGACGGGTGGTCGGTGCGGCTCGTACGGGCCGGCCTCGGCGTCGTCGGATTTGTGTTCGAGGGCCGGCCAAACGTGTTCGCCGACGCCACTGGCGTGCTGAGAGCCGGCAACACGGTGGTATTCCGGATCGGCTCCGATGCCCTTGGGACTGCCCGAGCGATCGTTGAACATGCACTGGACCCGGCGATCGCGGCAGCTGGATTACCGGAGGGAGCAGTTTCTCTGGTTGACTCCCCCGCTCGATCAGCGGGGTGGGCCATGTTCTCAAACCCGCGGCTTTCTTTGGCCGTGGCCCGCGGTAGCGGTGAGGCGGTCGCTCAACTCGGCTCCGTGGCACGCCAGGCCGGAATCCCGGTCAGTCTGCACGGAACCGGCGGAGCCTGGATCGTCGTCGGACCCGGAGCCGACCCGGATCGGCTCCGGCGAGTCATCCAACACTCCCTTGACCGCAAAGTGTGCAACACCCTGAACACAGTGTGCGTGGTTGGAGACCGGACCGACCTGGTGCCGGCAGTTCTCGATGGATTGGAGGCCGCCGCCAAGGAGTTGGGTACCAATCCAAAATTGCACGTAACGGAGACCGCCCGTCGGTATGTGCCCGAGGCTTGGTTCACGACCCTTCTCCCCATCAACCGGGCCGAAGGAGACGTGATCGAACCGAAAGCCGCACCCATCGCCGCCGACCGGTTGGGCCATGAGTGGGAATGGGAACAGAGTCCCGAAATGACGTTGGCGGTGGTCGAGAGTATCGATGAGGCCGTCACACTGTTCAATGCCCAGAGCCCGCGATTCGCCGCGAGCCTCATTGACGCCGATTCCGGGCGTCAGGAGCGATTCTTCGCCGGGATTGACTCTCCGTTCGTCGGAGACGGTTTTACCCGATGGGTGGACGGCCAATACGCTCTCGACCGGCCAGAACTCGGCCTGTCGAACTGGCAATTCGGGAGGTTGTTCGCTCGAGGCGGGATTCTGTCAGGTGACTCGGTGTTCACGGTCCGAACCAGGGCAACCCAGACCGACCCCGGTCTTCACCGATAG